A stretch of the Archangium violaceum genome encodes the following:
- a CDS encoding dicarboxylate/amino acid:cation symporter, with protein sequence MALQDLSKAEPASRGLHRHLYVQVLAAIALGALLGHFYPELGASLKPLGDGFIKLVKMVISPVIFLTVVTGIAGSTDLNKVGRVAAKAFAYFLTFSSLALVVGMIIANVVRPGEGMNIEPSTLSSAGEVGTYAAKAHDQSLVKFLLNIIPTTVVSAFSEGDILQVLFVSVLFGIALASVGEKARPVIELLHSLSHAFFRLVGILMKAAPIGAFGAFAFTIGKYGIGSVVNLAALVLTFYLTSAVFVLVVLGLVARYNGFSILRLIRYLKAELLLVLGTSSSEAALPSLMEKMERAGCPKQIVGLVVPTGYSFNLDGTNIYMTLAALFIAQATNTHLSLSQQVLLLLVAMVSSKGAAGVTGSGFITLAATLSVVPSVPIAGMALILGVDRFMSECRALTNFIGNAVATVVVSRWEGGLDRKIFDEVMLDPTRRPAPEYAPSTAPGE encoded by the coding sequence ATGGCCCTCCAGGATCTCTCCAAGGCGGAGCCCGCCTCCCGCGGTCTTCACCGGCATCTCTACGTCCAGGTGCTCGCGGCAATCGCCCTGGGTGCGCTGCTCGGCCACTTCTACCCGGAGCTCGGCGCGTCCCTGAAGCCCCTGGGCGACGGCTTCATCAAGCTCGTGAAGATGGTGATCTCCCCCGTCATCTTCCTCACGGTGGTGACGGGCATCGCGGGCTCCACGGACCTGAACAAGGTGGGACGCGTGGCCGCCAAGGCCTTCGCCTACTTCCTCACCTTCTCCTCGCTGGCCCTGGTGGTGGGCATGATCATCGCCAACGTGGTGCGGCCGGGGGAGGGGATGAACATCGAGCCGAGCACCCTCTCCTCGGCGGGCGAGGTGGGCACCTATGCCGCCAAGGCGCATGACCAGTCGCTGGTGAAGTTCCTGCTCAACATCATCCCCACGACGGTGGTGAGCGCCTTCTCCGAGGGGGACATCCTCCAGGTGCTGTTCGTCTCCGTGCTGTTCGGCATCGCCCTGGCCTCGGTGGGGGAGAAGGCCCGGCCGGTGATCGAGCTGCTCCACTCACTGAGCCATGCCTTCTTCCGGCTGGTGGGCATCCTCATGAAGGCCGCGCCCATCGGCGCCTTCGGCGCGTTCGCCTTCACCATTGGCAAGTACGGGATTGGCTCGGTGGTGAACCTGGCGGCGCTCGTGCTCACCTTCTATCTGACCTCGGCCGTCTTCGTGCTCGTGGTGCTGGGGCTGGTGGCCCGCTACAACGGCTTCTCCATCCTGCGGCTCATCCGCTACCTCAAGGCGGAGTTGCTGCTCGTGCTCGGCACCAGCTCGTCCGAGGCCGCCCTGCCCAGCCTGATGGAGAAGATGGAGCGGGCGGGCTGTCCCAAGCAGATCGTCGGCCTGGTGGTGCCCACCGGCTACTCCTTCAACCTCGATGGCACCAACATCTACATGACGCTGGCGGCGCTCTTCATCGCCCAGGCGACCAACACCCATTTGAGCCTCAGCCAGCAGGTGTTGCTGCTGCTGGTGGCCATGGTGAGCTCCAAGGGAGCCGCGGGAGTGACGGGCTCGGGCTTCATCACCCTGGCGGCCACCCTGTCGGTGGTGCCCTCCGTGCCCATCGCCGGCATGGCCCTCATCCTCGGCGTCGATCGCTTCATGTCCGAGTGCCGGGCGTTGACCAACTTCATCGGCAACGCCGTGGCCACCGTCGTGGTGTCGCGGTGGGAAGGCGGGTTGGATCGCAAGATCTTCGACGAGGTGATGCTCGACCCCACCCGTCGTCCCGCGCCCGAATACGCCCCGAGCACGGCCCCGGGCGAGTAG